From Leptodactylus fuscus isolate aLepFus1 chromosome 11, aLepFus1.hap2, whole genome shotgun sequence, one genomic window encodes:
- the LOC142184762 gene encoding protein shisa-1-like, protein MCPLFILVLLLGSSSGTQFGEYCHGWTDNHGSWHPGFQCPERYDHVEATYCCGSCHLRYCCTASEARVDQGLCPSEETEDLFREGAPAVEIPAAVPTYLPFLLVGTIFVSFVIVGALVGVCCCRCVRPEEETQINGPAPQSRLLDIDPATDISRHSSSSSSSVPRVSLGGRPQNFCALGAENINLYRNMPQAFPVMGCPPNTQFMHAAPAGPAYLQPPFINYAVPGEHAILMAPAPYIDARNCYPQSTNYLPLTQHIDPVVPDGS, encoded by the exons ATGTGTCCTTTGTTTATCCTGGTGTTGCTGCTTGGCAGTAGTTCTGGGACACAGTTTGGAGAATATTGCCACGGCTGGACTGATAACCATGGAAGTTGGCACCCAGGATTTCAGTGCCCAGAACGATATGACCATGTAGAAGCCACCTATTGTTGTGGCTCATGCCATCTCCGGTACTGCTGCACCGCCAGTGAGGCCAGGGTGGACCAGGGTCTGTGCCCTAGTGAAGAGACGGAAGATTTATTCCGGGAAGGGGCCCCAGCTGTGGAGATACCCGCTGCAG TGCCCACATACTTGCCTTTTCTTCTGGTTGGCACCATATTTGTGAGCTTTGTCATTGTGGGAGCCCTGGTGGGGGTCTGCTGCTGCAGATGTGTCCGACCTGAGGAAGAAACCCAGATCAACGGGCCTGCACCGCAAAGCCGACTCTTGGATATAGACCCAGCTACTGATATCTCAAGGCACTCCAGCTCCAGCTCCAGCTCTGTTCCCCGTGTATCCCTGGGTGGCCGCCCACAAAATTTTTGTGCCCTGGGAGCGGAAAATATCAACTTGTATAGGAACATGCCACAAGCGTTTCCAGTCATGGGCTGTCCACCAAATACTCAGTTTATGCACGCTGCTCCTGCGGGTCCGGCTTATTTGCAACCACCATTCATTAACTATGCTGTCCCAGGTGAGCACGCCATCTTAATGGCACCAGCGCCCTACATTGACGCCAGGAACTGTTACCCACAATCTACAAACTACCTTCCATTAACCCAACACATTGATCCAGTCGTGCCAGATGGCTCCTAA